One segment of Macrotis lagotis isolate mMagLag1 chromosome 1, bilby.v1.9.chrom.fasta, whole genome shotgun sequence DNA contains the following:
- the HR gene encoding lysine-specific demethylase hairless isoform X2: protein MESTPSYLQDTPTWEKPASENGIRQEPGTLPRGPHHGPLCLGEPSPFWRGTLSTLDSWFPHGLPHGSNDPLPFLGGEGPRLGEGKTGWLGAKEGLRWKEAMPAHQLTHCGQPCPPHHNLLSPEQGGSHPKNDPLAFRPLHCPFLLETKILERTPFWVPTCLPPYLVPSQPHDRPSDWPLAPYPWAYLGAQSKSPAFNSGSKGFYHKDLGIPRLAKEMLITAEPGLLGVAPGGHLQRAGEMDRPLPYQKDGEPGANGHQNLCPLFGGCPDIIGSRTLWPAHPPGLVHALGSSWVMPRHGNLRNPHPGQPSGSESPSSGQSVNQGGCCSSHLPAGDGSHSHCTRCQTGTEGGTNGTAGSAEEVGKHPGPGACPPSHPTKLKKTWLTRHSEQFGCSAGCPGEEVGPTTQVGSLKREGSPEMGGAAGSPAPKRTADSFPGSEGQGAGSWQEALKPPPGSKTETTDHDGWRGFLGSRPSLDGLELQSVPCTSLPEGMTRCQSCALGERKEKSMACHFVNVRRFPSNGTRAAEGEAGHPEEGRDHRPSPDSKLSVHLAKYLLNSLGDRFCRLLRREREALAWALEEVGEPTSAPVPWEDPDASKSCSRCHRGLFNTHWGCPHCCYRLCFACGHVGRSKDITGSQEQPPEGCAHSTGHDAHSLMLTQFVPSQALAELSTRMHQVRAKFDIRGHCPCQADARVWAPGDRGQKKEPIEKTPPAPQSSCNGDAHRTKEIKEEATDSTETPGEAQGGRGSLPCPSLCELLASTAVKLCLGHDRIHMAFAPVTPALPNDDRITNILDSIIAQVVERKIQEKALGPGLRKGLGLPSPPTPRGLPSRGALLWLQEPQPRHNFHLFQEHWRQGQPVLVSGLQRTLQSSLWGPEALGALGGKVQALSLLGPPRPTDLGSTAFWKGFSRPEARPKLDSGSLLLLHRNLGEPESSRSENLAASLPLPEYCTSHGKLNLASYLPPIPTLCRLEPQLCASYGVSPQHGHLGTKNLCVEVTDLISVLVHAEAPVPTWHRAQKELLPCLEGEGLWSPGSQVGAVWHVFRAQDAQRICRFLQMVRKVCPAGAGTLDPGSPGSCYLDTALRRRLREEWGVSGWTLLQAPGEAVLVPAGAPHQVQGLVNSVSVTQYFMSPETISLSIQLCHQAPNLPPDARQVYSQMDWAIFQAVKEAVGTLHDSK, encoded by the exons ATGGAAAGCACACCCAGCTACCTGCAAGACACCCCCACTTGGGAGAAGCCAGCATCAGAGAATGGCATCAGACAGGAGCCAGGAACCTTGCCACGGGGTCCCCACCATGGGCCACTTTGCCTCGGGGAGCCTTCTCCTTTTTGGAGAGGGACCCTGAGCACCCTAGACTCTTGGTTTCCGCATGGCTTACCCCATGGCTCAAATGACCCACTTCCATTCTTGGGGGGTGAGGGACCCCGTCTTGGTGAGGGAAAGACTGGATGGCTGGGGGCAAAAGAGGGACTACGATGGAAGGAAGCAATGCCAGCCCACCAGCTGACCCACTGTGGACAGCCATGCCCACCCCATCATAACCTCCTGTCCCCAGAGCAAGGTGGTAGTCACCCCAAGAATGATCCATTGGCTTTCCGGCCCTTGCATTGCCCCTTCCTTCTGGAGACCAAGATCCTAGAGCGGACCCCTTTCTGGGTGCCCACCTGTCTGCCTCCGTACTTGGTACCCAGCCAACCTCACGATCGGCCTTCTGACTGGCCCCTAGCTCCTTATCCTTGGGCATACCTGGGAGCACAGTCCAAGAGTCCTGCTTTCAACTCAGGAAGCAAG gGCTTTTATCACAAAGATCTAGGCATCCCTCGCCTGGCAAAAGAGATGTTGATCACTGCTGAACCTGGGTTGTTGGGCGTAGCCCCTGGTGGGCATCTTCAGAGAGCTGGGGAGATGGATCGGCCCCTTCCCTACCAAAAGGATGGGGAGCCAGGGGCCAATGGGCACCAGAACCTTTGCCCACTTTTTGGAGGGTGCCCAGATATAATCGGCAGCCGGACCCTCTGGCCTGCTCATCCCCCAGGCTTGGTTCATGCTCTTGGCAGTTCCTGGGTAATGCCTCGTCATGGGAACCTCAGAAATCCCCATCCAGGGCAACCGTCTGGGTCAGAGAGCCCTTCATCAGGGCAGTCGGTCAATCAGGGAGGCTGCTGTTCATCCCATCTACCTGCTGGAGATGGAAGTCACAGCCATTGTACAAGGTGCCAGACTGGCACAGAAGGTGGCACCAATGGAACAGCTGGGTCTGCTGAAGAAGTTGGCAAGCATCCTGGGCCTGGGGCCTGTCCCCCAAGCCACCCTACCAAACTAAAGAAGACCTGGCTCACTCGGCATTCTGAGCAATTTGGGTGTTCAGCTGGTTGCCCAGGGGAGGAGGTGGGCCCAACCACTCAGGTTGGGTCCCTCAAGAGGGAGGGAAGTCCTGAGATGGGGGGAGCAGCTGGTAGCCCAGCCCCCAAACGTACAGCTGACTCCTTCCCAGGCAGTGAGGGGCAGGGGGCTGGGAGTTGGCAGGAAGCTTTGAAACCACCACCAGGGAGCAAGACTGAGACGACAGATCATGATGGCTGGAGAG GATTCCTGGGCAGTAGGCCTAGTCTTGATGGACTTGAACTCCAGAGTGTCCCTTGCACATCACTCCCAGAAGGAATGACCCGTTGCCAGAGCTGTGCCcttggggaaaggaaagagaaaagcatgGCTTGTCACTTTGTGAATGTGCGAAG GTTCCCTTCAAATGGAACAAGGGCAGCAGAAGGTGAAGCTGGACATCCTGAGGAGGGTAGAGACCATAGGCCCAGTCCAGACTCCAAACTGAGTGTGCACCTGGCCAAGTATCTGCTGAATAGCCTGGGGGACAGGTTCTGTAGACTgctgaggagagagagggaagccCTTGCCTGGGCTTTGGAGGAAG tgGGGGAGCCCACTTCTGCCCCTGTCCCATGGGAGGACCCCGATGCCTCCAAATCCTGCAGCCGCTGTCACCGTGGACTCTTCAACACCCACTGGGGCTGCCCTCATTGCTGCTACAGGCTCTGTTTTGCCTGTGGTCATGTTGGGAGGTCCAAAGACATCACAG GTTCTCAAGAGCAGCCACCAGAGGGGTGTGCCCACAGCACTGGGCATGATGCCCACTCTCTTATGCTGACCCAGTTTGTCCCCAGCCAGG CCCTGGCCGAGTTGAGCACCAGGATGCACCAAGTCCGGGCCAAGTTTGACATCCGAGGGCACTGCCCCTGCCAAGCTGATGCTCGAGTATGGGCTCCTGGGGATAGAGGACAAAAG AAGGAACCAATAGAGAAAACTCCCCCAGCCCCACAATCCTCTTGCAACGGTGATGCACACAGaaccaaggaaatcaaagaag AGGCCACAGACTCCACTGAAACTCCAGGAGAAGCCCAAGGAGGCCGGGGATCCCTGCCCTGCCCCTCCCTCTGTGAACTTCTCGCCTCCACAGCTGTCAAGCTGTGCCTGGGCCATGATCGCATCCATATGGCCTTTGCACCTGTGACCCCAGCCCTACCCAAT GATGACCGTATCACCAACATCTTGGATAGCATCATCGCCCAGGTGGTAGAGAGGAAGATCCAGGAGAAGGCACTGGGGCCAGGATTGCGGAAGGGACTTGGCCTGCCCAGCCCTCCTACTCCACGTGGCCTGCCTTCTCGGGGGGCCCTGCTGTGGCTTCAGGAACCCCAACCCCGACACAACTTCCACCTCTTCCAGGAACACTGGAGACAGGGGCAG CCCGTACTGGTATCTGGACTACAAAGAACACTGCAAAGCAGCCTCTGGGGGCCAGAAGCCCTTGGGGCTCTGGGAGGGAAGGTGCAGGCCCTGAGCCTCCTTGGACCCCCTCGGCCTACTGACCTGGGAAGCACAGCTTTCTGGAAGGGTTTCTCCCGGCCAGAGG cTCGCCCAAAGCTAGACAGTGGGTCCCTCCTTCTTTTGCATAGAAATCTAGGCGAGCCAGAGTCGAGCAG GTCAGAGAACCTGGCTGCCAGTCTGCCACTCCCAGAATATTGTACCAGCCATGGCAAACTCAACCTGGCTTCCTACCTCCCTCCCATCCCTACCCTTTGCCGGCTGGAGCCACAACTCTGTGCTTCTTATG GTGTGAGCCCACAGCACGGGCACCTGGGGACCAAGAATCTGTGTGTGGAGGTAACAGACCTCATCAGTGTCCTGGTCCACGCAGAAGCACCAGTACCTACTTGGCACCGGGCCCAGAAAG aACTCCTGCCATGCCTGGAAGGTGAGGGACTGTGGTCCCCAGGTAGCCAGGTGGGCGCTGTGTGGCATGTGTTTCGGGCCCAGGACGCCCAGCGCATTTGTCGCTTTCTCCAGATGGTGAGGAAG GTATGCCCAGCTGGAGCAGGCACCCTGGATCCAGGGTCCCCTGGCAGCTGCTACCTGGACACTGCACTGCGTCGACGCCTGCGGGAGGAGTGGGGTGTGAGCGGCTGGACCCTTCTGCAGGCCCCTGGTGAAGCTGTGCTGGTACCTGCAGGGGCTCCTCACCAG GTACAGGGTCTGGTGAACTCAGTCAGCGTCACTCAGTATTTCATGTCTCCTGAGACCATTAGCCTCTCCATCCAGCTCTGCCACCAGGCCCCCAACCTGCCTCCTGACGCTCGCCAGGTTTATAGCCAG ATGGACTGGGCCATATTTCAAGCGGTGAAGGAGGCTGTGGGAACCTTACACGATTCTAAATAG
- the HR gene encoding lysine-specific demethylase hairless isoform X3 has translation MESTPSYLQDTPTWEKPASENGIRQEPGTLPRGPHHGPLCLGEPSPFWRGTLSTLDSWFPHGLPHGSNDPLPFLGGEGPRLGEGKTGWLGAKEGLRWKEAMPAHQLTHCGQPCPPHHNLLSPEQGGSHPKNDPLAFRPLHCPFLLETKILERTPFWVPTCLPPYLVPSQPHDRPSDWPLAPYPWAYLGAQSKSPAFNSGSKGFYHKDLGIPRLAKEMLITAEPGLLGVAPGGHLQRAGEMDRPLPYQKDGEPGANGHQNLCPLFGGCPDIIGSRTLWPAHPPGLVHALGSSWVMPRHGNLRNPHPGQPSGSESPSSGQSVNQGGCCSSHLPAGDGSHSHCTRCQTGTEGGTNGTAGSAEEVGKHPGPGACPPSHPTKLKKTWLTRHSEQFGCSAGCPGEEVGPTTQVGSLKREGSPEMGGAAGSPAPKRTADSFPGSEGQGAGSWQEALKPPPGSKTETTDHDGWRGFLGSRPSLDGLELQSVPCTSLPEGMTRCQSCALGERKEKSMACHFVNVRRFPSNGTRAAEGEAGHPEEGRDHRPSPDSKLSVHLAKYLLNSLGDRFCRLLRREREALAWALEEVGEPTSAPVPWEDPDASKSCSRCHRGLFNTHWGCPHCCYRLCFACGHVGRSKDITAGSQEQPPEGCAHSTGHDAHSLMLTQFVPSQALAELSTRMHQVRAKFDIRGHCPCQADARVWAPGDRGQKKEPIEKTPPAPQSSCNGDAHRTKEIKEEATDSTETPGEAQGGRGSLPCPSLCELLASTAVKLCLGHDRIHMAFAPVTPALPNDDRITNILDSIIAQVVERKIQEKALGPGLRKGLGLPSPPTPRGLPSRGALLWLQEPQPRHNFHLFQEHWRQGQPVLVSGLQRTLQSSLWGPEALGALGGKVQALSLLGPPRPTDLGSTAFWKGFSRPEARPKLDSGSLLLLHRNLGEPESSRSENLAASLPLPEYCTSHGKLNLASYLPPIPTLCRLEPQLCASYGVSPQHGHLGTKNLCVEVTDLISVLVHAEAPVPTWHRAQKELLPCLEGEGLWSPGSQVGAVWHVFRAQDAQRICRFLQMVCPAGAGTLDPGSPGSCYLDTALRRRLREEWGVSGWTLLQAPGEAVLVPAGAPHQVQGLVNSVSVTQYFMSPETISLSIQLCHQAPNLPPDARQVYSQMDWAIFQAVKEAVGTLHDSK, from the exons ATGGAAAGCACACCCAGCTACCTGCAAGACACCCCCACTTGGGAGAAGCCAGCATCAGAGAATGGCATCAGACAGGAGCCAGGAACCTTGCCACGGGGTCCCCACCATGGGCCACTTTGCCTCGGGGAGCCTTCTCCTTTTTGGAGAGGGACCCTGAGCACCCTAGACTCTTGGTTTCCGCATGGCTTACCCCATGGCTCAAATGACCCACTTCCATTCTTGGGGGGTGAGGGACCCCGTCTTGGTGAGGGAAAGACTGGATGGCTGGGGGCAAAAGAGGGACTACGATGGAAGGAAGCAATGCCAGCCCACCAGCTGACCCACTGTGGACAGCCATGCCCACCCCATCATAACCTCCTGTCCCCAGAGCAAGGTGGTAGTCACCCCAAGAATGATCCATTGGCTTTCCGGCCCTTGCATTGCCCCTTCCTTCTGGAGACCAAGATCCTAGAGCGGACCCCTTTCTGGGTGCCCACCTGTCTGCCTCCGTACTTGGTACCCAGCCAACCTCACGATCGGCCTTCTGACTGGCCCCTAGCTCCTTATCCTTGGGCATACCTGGGAGCACAGTCCAAGAGTCCTGCTTTCAACTCAGGAAGCAAG gGCTTTTATCACAAAGATCTAGGCATCCCTCGCCTGGCAAAAGAGATGTTGATCACTGCTGAACCTGGGTTGTTGGGCGTAGCCCCTGGTGGGCATCTTCAGAGAGCTGGGGAGATGGATCGGCCCCTTCCCTACCAAAAGGATGGGGAGCCAGGGGCCAATGGGCACCAGAACCTTTGCCCACTTTTTGGAGGGTGCCCAGATATAATCGGCAGCCGGACCCTCTGGCCTGCTCATCCCCCAGGCTTGGTTCATGCTCTTGGCAGTTCCTGGGTAATGCCTCGTCATGGGAACCTCAGAAATCCCCATCCAGGGCAACCGTCTGGGTCAGAGAGCCCTTCATCAGGGCAGTCGGTCAATCAGGGAGGCTGCTGTTCATCCCATCTACCTGCTGGAGATGGAAGTCACAGCCATTGTACAAGGTGCCAGACTGGCACAGAAGGTGGCACCAATGGAACAGCTGGGTCTGCTGAAGAAGTTGGCAAGCATCCTGGGCCTGGGGCCTGTCCCCCAAGCCACCCTACCAAACTAAAGAAGACCTGGCTCACTCGGCATTCTGAGCAATTTGGGTGTTCAGCTGGTTGCCCAGGGGAGGAGGTGGGCCCAACCACTCAGGTTGGGTCCCTCAAGAGGGAGGGAAGTCCTGAGATGGGGGGAGCAGCTGGTAGCCCAGCCCCCAAACGTACAGCTGACTCCTTCCCAGGCAGTGAGGGGCAGGGGGCTGGGAGTTGGCAGGAAGCTTTGAAACCACCACCAGGGAGCAAGACTGAGACGACAGATCATGATGGCTGGAGAG GATTCCTGGGCAGTAGGCCTAGTCTTGATGGACTTGAACTCCAGAGTGTCCCTTGCACATCACTCCCAGAAGGAATGACCCGTTGCCAGAGCTGTGCCcttggggaaaggaaagagaaaagcatgGCTTGTCACTTTGTGAATGTGCGAAG GTTCCCTTCAAATGGAACAAGGGCAGCAGAAGGTGAAGCTGGACATCCTGAGGAGGGTAGAGACCATAGGCCCAGTCCAGACTCCAAACTGAGTGTGCACCTGGCCAAGTATCTGCTGAATAGCCTGGGGGACAGGTTCTGTAGACTgctgaggagagagagggaagccCTTGCCTGGGCTTTGGAGGAAG tgGGGGAGCCCACTTCTGCCCCTGTCCCATGGGAGGACCCCGATGCCTCCAAATCCTGCAGCCGCTGTCACCGTGGACTCTTCAACACCCACTGGGGCTGCCCTCATTGCTGCTACAGGCTCTGTTTTGCCTGTGGTCATGTTGGGAGGTCCAAAGACATCACAG CAGGTTCTCAAGAGCAGCCACCAGAGGGGTGTGCCCACAGCACTGGGCATGATGCCCACTCTCTTATGCTGACCCAGTTTGTCCCCAGCCAGG CCCTGGCCGAGTTGAGCACCAGGATGCACCAAGTCCGGGCCAAGTTTGACATCCGAGGGCACTGCCCCTGCCAAGCTGATGCTCGAGTATGGGCTCCTGGGGATAGAGGACAAAAG AAGGAACCAATAGAGAAAACTCCCCCAGCCCCACAATCCTCTTGCAACGGTGATGCACACAGaaccaaggaaatcaaagaag AGGCCACAGACTCCACTGAAACTCCAGGAGAAGCCCAAGGAGGCCGGGGATCCCTGCCCTGCCCCTCCCTCTGTGAACTTCTCGCCTCCACAGCTGTCAAGCTGTGCCTGGGCCATGATCGCATCCATATGGCCTTTGCACCTGTGACCCCAGCCCTACCCAAT GATGACCGTATCACCAACATCTTGGATAGCATCATCGCCCAGGTGGTAGAGAGGAAGATCCAGGAGAAGGCACTGGGGCCAGGATTGCGGAAGGGACTTGGCCTGCCCAGCCCTCCTACTCCACGTGGCCTGCCTTCTCGGGGGGCCCTGCTGTGGCTTCAGGAACCCCAACCCCGACACAACTTCCACCTCTTCCAGGAACACTGGAGACAGGGGCAG CCCGTACTGGTATCTGGACTACAAAGAACACTGCAAAGCAGCCTCTGGGGGCCAGAAGCCCTTGGGGCTCTGGGAGGGAAGGTGCAGGCCCTGAGCCTCCTTGGACCCCCTCGGCCTACTGACCTGGGAAGCACAGCTTTCTGGAAGGGTTTCTCCCGGCCAGAGG cTCGCCCAAAGCTAGACAGTGGGTCCCTCCTTCTTTTGCATAGAAATCTAGGCGAGCCAGAGTCGAGCAG GTCAGAGAACCTGGCTGCCAGTCTGCCACTCCCAGAATATTGTACCAGCCATGGCAAACTCAACCTGGCTTCCTACCTCCCTCCCATCCCTACCCTTTGCCGGCTGGAGCCACAACTCTGTGCTTCTTATG GTGTGAGCCCACAGCACGGGCACCTGGGGACCAAGAATCTGTGTGTGGAGGTAACAGACCTCATCAGTGTCCTGGTCCACGCAGAAGCACCAGTACCTACTTGGCACCGGGCCCAGAAAG aACTCCTGCCATGCCTGGAAGGTGAGGGACTGTGGTCCCCAGGTAGCCAGGTGGGCGCTGTGTGGCATGTGTTTCGGGCCCAGGACGCCCAGCGCATTTGTCGCTTTCTCCAGATG GTATGCCCAGCTGGAGCAGGCACCCTGGATCCAGGGTCCCCTGGCAGCTGCTACCTGGACACTGCACTGCGTCGACGCCTGCGGGAGGAGTGGGGTGTGAGCGGCTGGACCCTTCTGCAGGCCCCTGGTGAAGCTGTGCTGGTACCTGCAGGGGCTCCTCACCAG GTACAGGGTCTGGTGAACTCAGTCAGCGTCACTCAGTATTTCATGTCTCCTGAGACCATTAGCCTCTCCATCCAGCTCTGCCACCAGGCCCCCAACCTGCCTCCTGACGCTCGCCAGGTTTATAGCCAG ATGGACTGGGCCATATTTCAAGCGGTGAAGGAGGCTGTGGGAACCTTACACGATTCTAAATAG
- the HR gene encoding lysine-specific demethylase hairless isoform X4, whose protein sequence is MESTPSYLQDTPTWEKPASENGIRQEPGTLPRGPHHGPLCLGEPSPFWRGTLSTLDSWFPHGLPHGSNDPLPFLGGEGPRLGEGKTGWLGAKEGLRWKEAMPAHQLTHCGQPCPPHHNLLSPEQGGSHPKNDPLAFRPLHCPFLLETKILERTPFWVPTCLPPYLVPSQPHDRPSDWPLAPYPWAYLGAQSKSPAFNSGSKGFYHKDLGIPRLAKEMLITAEPGLLGVAPGGHLQRAGEMDRPLPYQKDGEPGANGHQNLCPLFGGCPDIIGSRTLWPAHPPGLVHALGSSWVMPRHGNLRNPHPGQPSGSESPSSGQSVNQGGCCSSHLPAGDGSHSHCTRCQTGTEGGTNGTAGSAEEVGKHPGPGACPPSHPTKLKKTWLTRHSEQFGCSAGCPGEEVGPTTQVGSLKREGSPEMGGAAGSPAPKRTADSFPGSEGQGAGSWQEALKPPPGSKTETTDHDGWRGFLGSRPSLDGLELQSVPCTSLPEGMTRCQSCALGERKEKSMACHFVNVRRFPSNGTRAAEGEAGHPEEGRDHRPSPDSKLSVHLAKYLLNSLGDRFCRLLRREREALAWALEEVGEPTSAPVPWEDPDASKSCSRCHRGLFNTHWGCPHCCYRLCFACGHVGRSKDITGSQEQPPEGCAHSTGHDAHSLMLTQFVPSQALAELSTRMHQVRAKFDIRGHCPCQADARVWAPGDRGQKKEPIEKTPPAPQSSCNGDAHRTKEIKEEATDSTETPGEAQGGRGSLPCPSLCELLASTAVKLCLGHDRIHMAFAPVTPALPNDDRITNILDSIIAQVVERKIQEKALGPGLRKGLGLPSPPTPRGLPSRGALLWLQEPQPRHNFHLFQEHWRQGQPVLVSGLQRTLQSSLWGPEALGALGGKVQALSLLGPPRPTDLGSTAFWKGFSRPEARPKLDSGSLLLLHRNLGEPESSRSENLAASLPLPEYCTSHGKLNLASYLPPIPTLCRLEPQLCASYGVSPQHGHLGTKNLCVEVTDLISVLVHAEAPVPTWHRAQKELLPCLEGEGLWSPGSQVGAVWHVFRAQDAQRICRFLQMVCPAGAGTLDPGSPGSCYLDTALRRRLREEWGVSGWTLLQAPGEAVLVPAGAPHQVQGLVNSVSVTQYFMSPETISLSIQLCHQAPNLPPDARQVYSQMDWAIFQAVKEAVGTLHDSK, encoded by the exons ATGGAAAGCACACCCAGCTACCTGCAAGACACCCCCACTTGGGAGAAGCCAGCATCAGAGAATGGCATCAGACAGGAGCCAGGAACCTTGCCACGGGGTCCCCACCATGGGCCACTTTGCCTCGGGGAGCCTTCTCCTTTTTGGAGAGGGACCCTGAGCACCCTAGACTCTTGGTTTCCGCATGGCTTACCCCATGGCTCAAATGACCCACTTCCATTCTTGGGGGGTGAGGGACCCCGTCTTGGTGAGGGAAAGACTGGATGGCTGGGGGCAAAAGAGGGACTACGATGGAAGGAAGCAATGCCAGCCCACCAGCTGACCCACTGTGGACAGCCATGCCCACCCCATCATAACCTCCTGTCCCCAGAGCAAGGTGGTAGTCACCCCAAGAATGATCCATTGGCTTTCCGGCCCTTGCATTGCCCCTTCCTTCTGGAGACCAAGATCCTAGAGCGGACCCCTTTCTGGGTGCCCACCTGTCTGCCTCCGTACTTGGTACCCAGCCAACCTCACGATCGGCCTTCTGACTGGCCCCTAGCTCCTTATCCTTGGGCATACCTGGGAGCACAGTCCAAGAGTCCTGCTTTCAACTCAGGAAGCAAG gGCTTTTATCACAAAGATCTAGGCATCCCTCGCCTGGCAAAAGAGATGTTGATCACTGCTGAACCTGGGTTGTTGGGCGTAGCCCCTGGTGGGCATCTTCAGAGAGCTGGGGAGATGGATCGGCCCCTTCCCTACCAAAAGGATGGGGAGCCAGGGGCCAATGGGCACCAGAACCTTTGCCCACTTTTTGGAGGGTGCCCAGATATAATCGGCAGCCGGACCCTCTGGCCTGCTCATCCCCCAGGCTTGGTTCATGCTCTTGGCAGTTCCTGGGTAATGCCTCGTCATGGGAACCTCAGAAATCCCCATCCAGGGCAACCGTCTGGGTCAGAGAGCCCTTCATCAGGGCAGTCGGTCAATCAGGGAGGCTGCTGTTCATCCCATCTACCTGCTGGAGATGGAAGTCACAGCCATTGTACAAGGTGCCAGACTGGCACAGAAGGTGGCACCAATGGAACAGCTGGGTCTGCTGAAGAAGTTGGCAAGCATCCTGGGCCTGGGGCCTGTCCCCCAAGCCACCCTACCAAACTAAAGAAGACCTGGCTCACTCGGCATTCTGAGCAATTTGGGTGTTCAGCTGGTTGCCCAGGGGAGGAGGTGGGCCCAACCACTCAGGTTGGGTCCCTCAAGAGGGAGGGAAGTCCTGAGATGGGGGGAGCAGCTGGTAGCCCAGCCCCCAAACGTACAGCTGACTCCTTCCCAGGCAGTGAGGGGCAGGGGGCTGGGAGTTGGCAGGAAGCTTTGAAACCACCACCAGGGAGCAAGACTGAGACGACAGATCATGATGGCTGGAGAG GATTCCTGGGCAGTAGGCCTAGTCTTGATGGACTTGAACTCCAGAGTGTCCCTTGCACATCACTCCCAGAAGGAATGACCCGTTGCCAGAGCTGTGCCcttggggaaaggaaagagaaaagcatgGCTTGTCACTTTGTGAATGTGCGAAG GTTCCCTTCAAATGGAACAAGGGCAGCAGAAGGTGAAGCTGGACATCCTGAGGAGGGTAGAGACCATAGGCCCAGTCCAGACTCCAAACTGAGTGTGCACCTGGCCAAGTATCTGCTGAATAGCCTGGGGGACAGGTTCTGTAGACTgctgaggagagagagggaagccCTTGCCTGGGCTTTGGAGGAAG tgGGGGAGCCCACTTCTGCCCCTGTCCCATGGGAGGACCCCGATGCCTCCAAATCCTGCAGCCGCTGTCACCGTGGACTCTTCAACACCCACTGGGGCTGCCCTCATTGCTGCTACAGGCTCTGTTTTGCCTGTGGTCATGTTGGGAGGTCCAAAGACATCACAG GTTCTCAAGAGCAGCCACCAGAGGGGTGTGCCCACAGCACTGGGCATGATGCCCACTCTCTTATGCTGACCCAGTTTGTCCCCAGCCAGG CCCTGGCCGAGTTGAGCACCAGGATGCACCAAGTCCGGGCCAAGTTTGACATCCGAGGGCACTGCCCCTGCCAAGCTGATGCTCGAGTATGGGCTCCTGGGGATAGAGGACAAAAG AAGGAACCAATAGAGAAAACTCCCCCAGCCCCACAATCCTCTTGCAACGGTGATGCACACAGaaccaaggaaatcaaagaag AGGCCACAGACTCCACTGAAACTCCAGGAGAAGCCCAAGGAGGCCGGGGATCCCTGCCCTGCCCCTCCCTCTGTGAACTTCTCGCCTCCACAGCTGTCAAGCTGTGCCTGGGCCATGATCGCATCCATATGGCCTTTGCACCTGTGACCCCAGCCCTACCCAAT GATGACCGTATCACCAACATCTTGGATAGCATCATCGCCCAGGTGGTAGAGAGGAAGATCCAGGAGAAGGCACTGGGGCCAGGATTGCGGAAGGGACTTGGCCTGCCCAGCCCTCCTACTCCACGTGGCCTGCCTTCTCGGGGGGCCCTGCTGTGGCTTCAGGAACCCCAACCCCGACACAACTTCCACCTCTTCCAGGAACACTGGAGACAGGGGCAG CCCGTACTGGTATCTGGACTACAAAGAACACTGCAAAGCAGCCTCTGGGGGCCAGAAGCCCTTGGGGCTCTGGGAGGGAAGGTGCAGGCCCTGAGCCTCCTTGGACCCCCTCGGCCTACTGACCTGGGAAGCACAGCTTTCTGGAAGGGTTTCTCCCGGCCAGAGG cTCGCCCAAAGCTAGACAGTGGGTCCCTCCTTCTTTTGCATAGAAATCTAGGCGAGCCAGAGTCGAGCAG GTCAGAGAACCTGGCTGCCAGTCTGCCACTCCCAGAATATTGTACCAGCCATGGCAAACTCAACCTGGCTTCCTACCTCCCTCCCATCCCTACCCTTTGCCGGCTGGAGCCACAACTCTGTGCTTCTTATG GTGTGAGCCCACAGCACGGGCACCTGGGGACCAAGAATCTGTGTGTGGAGGTAACAGACCTCATCAGTGTCCTGGTCCACGCAGAAGCACCAGTACCTACTTGGCACCGGGCCCAGAAAG aACTCCTGCCATGCCTGGAAGGTGAGGGACTGTGGTCCCCAGGTAGCCAGGTGGGCGCTGTGTGGCATGTGTTTCGGGCCCAGGACGCCCAGCGCATTTGTCGCTTTCTCCAGATG GTATGCCCAGCTGGAGCAGGCACCCTGGATCCAGGGTCCCCTGGCAGCTGCTACCTGGACACTGCACTGCGTCGACGCCTGCGGGAGGAGTGGGGTGTGAGCGGCTGGACCCTTCTGCAGGCCCCTGGTGAAGCTGTGCTGGTACCTGCAGGGGCTCCTCACCAG GTACAGGGTCTGGTGAACTCAGTCAGCGTCACTCAGTATTTCATGTCTCCTGAGACCATTAGCCTCTCCATCCAGCTCTGCCACCAGGCCCCCAACCTGCCTCCTGACGCTCGCCAGGTTTATAGCCAG ATGGACTGGGCCATATTTCAAGCGGTGAAGGAGGCTGTGGGAACCTTACACGATTCTAAATAG